One stretch of Lacrimispora sphenoides DNA includes these proteins:
- a CDS encoding ABC transporter permease yields the protein MKQWNGRKSMVCLLVLFITLLAAVTIAGQLYRTEALVTDFSRKNMPPCFSHPFGTDWMGRDMFARTMTGLSMSIRIGLLTAAVSTVIAFFLGLFAASMGRVADGFVVGLIDLVMGIPHILLLVLISFALGKGFKGVVVGISLTHWTSLARLIRGEVLQLKESQYIKISRKLGHSGFETALKHMTPHLIPQLLVGLVLLFPHAILHEASITFLGFGLSSEQPAIGVILSESMKYLSMGKWWLALFPGAFLVAVVMLFHLTGEMVGRLIDPGALHQ from the coding sequence ATGAAACAATGGAATGGCCGGAAGTCCATGGTATGCCTCCTGGTGCTTTTCATCACCCTTTTGGCAGCTGTGACCATTGCCGGGCAGCTTTACAGGACAGAGGCCCTTGTCACTGATTTTTCCAGAAAAAATATGCCGCCCTGTTTTTCTCATCCCTTTGGGACGGACTGGATGGGCCGGGATATGTTTGCCAGGACCATGACCGGTCTTTCCATGAGCATCCGCATTGGCCTTCTCACAGCAGCGGTCAGCACAGTGATTGCCTTTTTCCTGGGACTTTTTGCAGCGTCCATGGGAAGAGTGGCGGACGGGTTTGTGGTCGGGCTCATTGATCTTGTCATGGGGATCCCTCATATCCTCCTGCTGGTTTTGATCTCCTTTGCCCTGGGGAAAGGCTTTAAAGGAGTTGTAGTGGGAATTTCTTTGACCCACTGGACTTCCCTTGCCAGGCTGATCAGGGGAGAGGTTCTTCAGCTTAAGGAGAGCCAGTACATAAAAATCTCCCGTAAGCTTGGCCACAGCGGGTTTGAAACAGCCCTTAAGCATATGACGCCTCATTTGATTCCTCAGCTTCTTGTTGGGCTTGTGCTGTTATTTCCCCATGCCATCCTTCATGAGGCCAGCATCACGTTTCTGGGCTTTGGGCTTTCCTCAGAGCAGCCTGCCATCGGCGTGATCCTGTCAGAGAGCATGAAATATCTGTCAATGGGGAAATGGTGGCTGGCGCTGTTTCCAGGAGCATTTCTGGTTGCTGTTGTTATGCTGTTTCATCTAACTGGAGAGATGGTGGGCAGGCTTATAGACCCGGGCGCCCTGCATCAGTAG
- a CDS encoding ATP-binding cassette domain-containing protein — MEEKKTVLAVKNLSVSFTQYERWIKRTTLLAVKDVSLTVREGELVAVVGSSGSGKSLLAHGVLGILPYNAAWSGEISYYGEKLTEKRLGQLRGKEIVLVPQSVSYLDPLMKAGAQIRKGKRDQGSMGESLKTLKRYGLDETVEKLYPFELSGGMTRRILISTAVMEKPKLVIADEPTPGLHLEAAKRVLSHFREMADGGAGVLLITHDLELALEVADRIVVFYAGTSIEEVSAADFREERLLRHPYSKALYRAMPEHGFRATPGAQPYLKDRPSGCPYAPRCEYREARCLKEVDYVGLAGGMVRCVKAEER, encoded by the coding sequence TTGGAAGAGAAGAAAACGGTTCTGGCGGTAAAAAACCTGTCAGTATCATTTACCCAATATGAGCGATGGATCAAAAGAACCACTCTTTTGGCTGTCAAGGACGTAAGCCTTACCGTGAGAGAAGGAGAACTGGTGGCAGTGGTGGGTTCCAGCGGTTCGGGAAAAAGCCTTCTGGCCCATGGAGTGCTGGGAATCCTGCCTTATAATGCGGCATGGTCCGGGGAGATATCTTATTATGGGGAGAAGCTTACGGAAAAACGGCTGGGACAGCTTCGGGGGAAGGAGATCGTTCTGGTCCCTCAAAGCGTTTCTTATCTGGATCCCCTAATGAAGGCGGGGGCTCAGATCAGGAAAGGGAAACGGGATCAGGGAAGCATGGGCGAAAGCCTTAAAACACTTAAGCGGTATGGGCTTGATGAGACTGTGGAGAAGCTTTATCCCTTTGAACTGTCAGGAGGAATGACCAGAAGGATCTTAATTTCCACTGCTGTCATGGAAAAACCTAAGCTGGTGATAGCGGATGAGCCTACACCGGGCCTGCATCTGGAGGCGGCAAAACGGGTGCTGTCCCATTTCAGGGAAATGGCCGATGGAGGAGCCGGTGTGCTTCTCATCACCCACGACCTGGAGTTAGCGCTGGAGGTCGCTGACCGGATTGTGGTATTCTATGCCGGTACCAGCATTGAGGAAGTATCTGCCGCTGATTTCAGAGAGGAAAGACTCCTTCGTCATCCATACTCCAAGGCCCTTTACAGGGCTATGCCGGAACATGGATTCCGGGCTACACCGGGAGCCCAGCCTTATTTAAAGGACCGCCCCTCAGGCTGTCCCTATGCCCCCAGATGTGAATACCGGGAGGCAAGGTGTTTAAAGGAAGTGGATTACGTCGGCCTGGCTGGTGGAATGGTCCGGTGCGTAAAAGCAGAGGAGAGATAA
- a CDS encoding glycoside hydrolase family 3 protein: MKPNKFMFFFVFLLLPLLLSACGRHYPDYISQSGSPSTEESKTAANETDDHSADPTEPTIHISTTESTAMEDTAGQTDSSYSSDPYEVRAGELLLSMSLEEKVGQMFFVRLRKASALQDIEKYHLGGYILFGDDFKDETQTGIQDFIKSCQNAASIPLLVGVDEEGGTVCRVSKYAAFRSEPFKSPQDLYKQGGFEAIQADTKEKTAFLLGLGINVNLAPVCDVSVNPDDFIYRRSFGREARETSDYVRTVVLEMEKAGIGSTLKHFPGYGSNGDTHTGSAVDTRDYQQFVQSDFLPFEAGIKAGADSVLVSHNIVTSMDEKHPASLSRVVHDKLRESLNFKGVIMTDDLSMDAIKNSTSEAAVLAIDAGNDLLVATDFDVQIPAVLDAINKGTLKEEQIDTSVIRILVWKLKLGLLQ; the protein is encoded by the coding sequence ATGAAACCAAATAAATTTATGTTTTTCTTTGTGTTCTTACTCCTGCCGCTTCTTTTATCAGCCTGCGGGAGGCATTACCCGGATTATATCAGTCAATCCGGCAGTCCGAGCACTGAGGAATCAAAAACGGCTGCAAACGAAACAGATGATCACAGTGCAGATCCTACAGAACCCACAATCCATATCTCAACCACAGAGTCTACGGCGATGGAAGATACAGCCGGACAGACGGATTCTTCCTATAGCAGTGATCCCTATGAGGTTAGAGCAGGAGAGCTGCTCTTAAGCATGTCCCTTGAGGAAAAGGTGGGTCAGATGTTTTTTGTCCGCCTGCGCAAAGCCAGTGCCCTTCAGGATATTGAGAAGTATCATTTAGGCGGTTATATCCTGTTCGGAGACGATTTTAAGGATGAGACGCAAACCGGCATCCAGGATTTTATTAAGAGCTGTCAGAATGCAGCCTCCATCCCCTTGCTCGTGGGAGTGGATGAGGAAGGCGGAACTGTGTGCCGTGTCAGCAAATACGCGGCTTTCCGTTCTGAACCGTTTAAGTCTCCTCAGGATTTGTATAAACAGGGCGGCTTTGAAGCTATTCAGGCGGATACAAAGGAAAAGACAGCCTTTCTGCTTGGACTTGGGATCAATGTTAATCTGGCTCCTGTCTGTGATGTCTCTGTTAATCCGGATGATTTTATTTACCGCAGGTCTTTTGGCCGGGAAGCCCGGGAGACGTCAGATTATGTCAGGACAGTTGTCCTGGAAATGGAAAAAGCGGGAATCGGCAGCACACTGAAACATTTTCCCGGTTATGGCAGCAATGGGGATACCCATACGGGATCCGCGGTTGATACCAGGGATTACCAACAATTTGTCCAGAGTGACTTCCTGCCATTTGAGGCCGGGATTAAAGCCGGAGCCGACAGTGTTCTGGTTTCCCATAATATCGTAACTTCCATGGATGAGAAACATCCTGCCTCTCTTTCCCGTGTGGTTCATGATAAATTAAGGGAATCCTTAAACTTCAAGGGAGTGATTATGACGGATGACCTAAGTATGGATGCCATTAAGAACAGTACATCGGAGGCGGCTGTTCTGGCCATTGACGCCGGAAATGACTTACTGGTTGCGACTGACTTTGACGTACAGATTCCGGCTGTTTTAGATGCTATAAATAAGGGGACCCTGAAGGAAGAACAGATTGACACTTCCGTAATCAGGATACTGGTCTGGAAACTTAAATTAGGCTTATTGCAGTGA
- the larE gene encoding ATP-dependent sacrificial sulfur transferase LarE, translating into MEQNMLEIKMRLEQMMAEYAKEDICLAFSGGVDSSLLLKVAADAAGKTGKTVYAVTFDSRLHPSCDLEIAARVAKELGGIHKVVSVNELEQEEIRFNPVNRCYLCKKKLFQTLKDYAGEMDIPYIMDGTNEDDLHVYRPGIKALRELGIISPLAELHITKAQVKELASWYGISVASRPSAPCMATRLPYGTEIDYDILNLIGKGEEFVSSLVKGNVRLRLHKDIVRIEVDKEAIGNLVEKSREIIAYLKELGFIYITMDLEGFRSGSMDVGIPPLSKNSY; encoded by the coding sequence ATGGAACAGAACATGTTAGAAATAAAAATGAGACTGGAACAGATGATGGCAGAGTACGCCAAAGAGGATATCTGCCTGGCTTTTTCCGGAGGAGTGGATTCCAGTTTGTTGCTGAAAGTAGCAGCAGATGCCGCAGGAAAGACGGGAAAAACTGTTTATGCGGTGACTTTTGACAGCCGTCTTCATCCCTCCTGTGATCTGGAAATCGCAGCCAGGGTAGCAAAGGAGCTGGGAGGAATACATAAGGTGGTTTCCGTAAATGAACTGGAACAGGAGGAGATACGTTTTAATCCTGTAAACCGTTGTTATCTATGCAAAAAGAAGCTGTTTCAGACTTTGAAGGATTATGCGGGGGAAATGGACATCCCTTATATCATGGATGGAACCAACGAAGATGACCTGCATGTCTACCGTCCGGGAATCAAAGCCTTAAGAGAACTGGGAATCATCAGTCCTCTGGCAGAGCTTCACATCACCAAGGCCCAGGTAAAAGAGCTGGCCTCATGGTACGGGATCTCTGTGGCGTCCAGGCCTTCCGCTCCCTGTATGGCGACCCGTCTTCCCTATGGTACAGAAATTGATTATGATATCCTGAATCTTATTGGAAAAGGAGAGGAATTTGTAAGTTCTCTTGTGAAAGGAAATGTACGCCTGAGACTTCATAAAGACATTGTCCGAATCGAAGTGGACAAAGAAGCGATAGGAAATCTGGTGGAGAAGAGCAGAGAGATCATTGCTTATTTAAAAGAATTAGGCTTTATCTATATCACCATGGATCTGGAAGGATTCCGGTCCGGAAGCATGGATGTGGGGATCCCCCCATTGAGTAAAAATTCATACTGA
- the larC gene encoding nickel pincer cofactor biosynthesis protein LarC, translating to MGKILYLECNSGISGDMTVGALLDLGADKQAFTKALQSLGVDGYHLHFGRTRKCGLDAYDFDVHLENEGHGQKRDHDNDHDLDYSQDQSQDHEHNHDHSHDHDHDHGHSHDLDHDHSHSHDHDHNHDHSHGHDHPQVHRNLQDIYAIIDRLDSNSRVKAMAKRMFDIVAEAESKAHGIPVEEVHFHEVGAIDSIVDIIGVAVCVDSLDVDEIVVSPLSEGYGSIRCQHGVIPVPVPATANIVSAHGLKLRLTDNEGEMVTPTGAAIAAALGTRTNLPSSFQILKTGLGAGKKDFKQANVLRAMLLLEEEEGAGENMWVLEANIDDCSGESFGFAMESLLEAGAADVWYTPVFMKKNRPAYMLSLICREEEISRMEDILFIQTTTIGVRRYPVARTILNRKKRKVMTEFGEAEVKICTYKDRTFCYPEFESVRSICRQNGLDYQTVYSIIRMEAEK from the coding sequence ATGGGAAAAATACTGTATTTGGAATGTAACTCAGGAATCAGCGGTGATATGACGGTAGGCGCTCTTTTAGACCTGGGAGCAGATAAGCAGGCTTTTACAAAGGCTCTGCAGAGCCTGGGAGTGGACGGCTATCATCTACACTTTGGCAGGACCAGGAAATGCGGACTGGATGCTTATGATTTTGATGTTCATTTGGAAAATGAAGGGCATGGCCAAAAGCGTGATCACGACAATGACCATGATCTTGATTATAGCCAAGACCAAAGCCAAGACCATGAGCATAATCACGATCATAGCCATGACCACGACCATGATCACGGCCACAGCCACGACCTCGATCATGACCATAGCCATAGCCATGACCATGACCACAATCATGACCATAGCCATGGCCATGATCATCCCCAAGTTCACCGGAATCTCCAGGATATATACGCAATCATTGACCGGCTGGATTCCAACAGCAGGGTAAAGGCAATGGCGAAGCGGATGTTTGATATCGTGGCAGAGGCGGAGTCAAAAGCTCATGGAATCCCTGTGGAAGAGGTCCATTTTCATGAGGTCGGAGCCATTGATTCCATTGTGGACATCATTGGTGTGGCGGTTTGTGTGGACAGCCTGGACGTGGATGAGATCGTGGTATCTCCTTTGTCAGAAGGGTATGGCAGCATCCGCTGCCAGCATGGTGTTATCCCGGTTCCTGTTCCGGCAACAGCTAACATTGTATCGGCCCATGGTCTGAAGCTTCGTCTTACGGACAATGAAGGGGAGATGGTGACTCCTACCGGAGCTGCCATAGCTGCCGCCCTTGGGACAAGAACGAATCTTCCTTCCTCCTTTCAGATCTTAAAGACAGGGCTTGGTGCAGGGAAAAAGGACTTTAAACAGGCAAACGTTCTGCGGGCCATGCTGCTTCTGGAAGAGGAAGAAGGGGCAGGAGAAAATATGTGGGTTTTAGAGGCCAATATTGACGATTGCAGCGGGGAATCCTTTGGTTTTGCCATGGAATCCTTATTGGAAGCCGGAGCGGCTGATGTCTGGTATACGCCTGTATTCATGAAAAAGAACCGTCCAGCCTATATGCTTAGCCTGATCTGCCGGGAAGAGGAGATAAGCAGAATGGAAGATATTCTGTTCATTCAAACCACTACCATCGGAGTGAGAAGATACCCGGTAGCCAGAACCATTTTAAACCGAAAAAAAAGGAAGGTCATGACGGAATTCGGGGAGGCGGAGGTAAAAATCTGCACCTACAAAGACAGGACCTTCTGCTACCCGGAATTTGAAAGTGTAAGAAGTATTTGCAGACAAAATGGGCTGGATTATCAGACGGTATACAGTATCATACGCATGGAGGCGGAGAAATAA
- a CDS encoding ABC transporter ATP-binding protein: protein MRLEVKNISFRYDNGNRQILNNLTMYMDSGERVGLIAPSGFGKTTCCKILAGYEKPDQGEVLLDGKPLSSCKGYCPVQMIWQHPENSVNPRLKLKEVLKEGDGVEDRVIEGLGIEPEWLNRYPAEVSGGELQRFCIARALGGGTRFLLADEISTMLDLITQSQIWNFLISEVERRNIGLLVVSHSQGLLERVCTRRLDLRGQ from the coding sequence GTGAGACTGGAAGTAAAAAACATATCATTCCGATATGATAATGGGAATAGGCAGATATTAAATAATCTGACCATGTACATGGACAGCGGGGAACGTGTGGGGCTGATTGCTCCCAGCGGTTTTGGGAAGACCACTTGCTGCAAAATTCTTGCCGGATATGAAAAACCGGATCAGGGAGAGGTGCTTTTAGACGGAAAGCCCCTTTCTTCCTGCAAGGGATATTGTCCAGTCCAGATGATCTGGCAGCATCCGGAAAACTCTGTAAACCCAAGGCTTAAGCTTAAAGAGGTTTTAAAGGAGGGAGATGGAGTAGAAGACCGGGTAATCGAAGGTCTGGGTATCGAACCGGAATGGTTAAACCGGTACCCGGCTGAGGTTTCGGGAGGTGAGCTTCAGCGTTTTTGCATTGCCCGGGCGCTTGGCGGCGGAACCAGGTTTCTCCTTGCGGACGAGATCAGTACCATGCTGGATTTGATCACCCAGAGCCAGATCTGGAATTTTCTCATATCAGAAGTGGAGAGACGTAACATCGGCCTTTTGGTAGTCAGTCATTCCCAGGGCCTTTTAGAACGCGTATGCACAAGGAGACTTGATCTGCGCGGGCAATGA
- a CDS encoding aminoacyl-histidine dipeptidase — translation MGNNAMENMEPVEVFHYFEEINSIPRGSGNEKRISDYLVSFAKEHNLEVIQDKALNVIIRKPGSKGYEESPGVVIQGHMDMVCEKRPDVMHDFMTDPIQMKIVGDMLYANGTTLGGDDGIAVAMGLAVLASDTLEHPPVELLVTTSEETGMDGAHALDPKNILGKTLINIDSEEEGILTVSCAGGCSSKINIPITWEDADSSRAAYIIDISGLKGGHSGVEIHTGRANANKLMARFLKSVSLETDLNLCSISGGSKHNAIARDARAVVCVNLEAVPMLKEKISSLEQIFRDEFKVADPDIKVELNPVENMPKRIMSKDTRDNIINFMYLIPNGVQSVSMDIEGLVESSLNLGVVETGEESIEIISSIRSSIGTIKDNIFHTVATIAELTNGKVTAESDYPEWKYNPDSKVRLLFIELYEKLFGEKPLISAIHAGLECAIFDKKFEGKMDMISVGPTIVGVHTAEEHLSIPSTQRTWKYLTEVLKALK, via the coding sequence GTGGGTAACAATGCAATGGAAAACATGGAACCGGTGGAAGTGTTTCACTATTTTGAGGAAATTAACAGTATTCCGAGAGGTTCAGGAAATGAAAAAAGAATCAGCGATTATCTAGTTTCTTTTGCAAAGGAACACAATCTGGAGGTCATACAGGATAAGGCGCTGAATGTGATCATCAGGAAGCCGGGTTCCAAGGGCTATGAAGAAAGTCCAGGTGTCGTAATTCAGGGGCATATGGATATGGTCTGTGAGAAAAGGCCTGATGTAATGCATGATTTCATGACAGACCCCATCCAAATGAAAATCGTTGGAGATATGCTTTACGCAAACGGAACAACTCTTGGGGGAGACGACGGCATTGCGGTTGCTATGGGGTTAGCGGTTCTGGCATCGGATACATTGGAACACCCTCCTGTTGAATTGTTGGTTACCACCTCTGAAGAGACCGGAATGGATGGCGCCCATGCGCTGGATCCAAAAAACATATTAGGTAAAACCCTTATTAATATCGATTCAGAGGAAGAGGGAATCCTGACGGTAAGTTGTGCAGGCGGATGCTCCTCCAAGATCAATATTCCTATTACATGGGAAGATGCAGATAGCAGCAGGGCTGCTTATATTATTGATATTTCTGGTTTAAAGGGCGGCCACTCTGGAGTGGAAATACATACAGGCAGGGCAAACGCCAATAAATTGATGGCCCGGTTTTTGAAAAGTGTAAGCTTAGAGACAGATTTAAATTTATGCTCCATTAGCGGAGGTTCCAAGCACAACGCCATTGCCCGTGATGCACGAGCTGTTGTGTGTGTAAATTTAGAGGCTGTCCCAATGCTGAAAGAGAAGATTTCCAGTTTGGAACAAATATTCAGGGATGAATTCAAAGTTGCAGATCCGGATATAAAGGTCGAACTAAATCCTGTGGAAAATATGCCGAAGCGAATCATGTCGAAAGACACAAGGGATAATATCATTAATTTTATGTACCTGATTCCAAACGGAGTCCAGAGCGTTAGCATGGATATTGAAGGCCTTGTAGAGAGCTCCCTTAATCTGGGGGTAGTTGAGACTGGGGAAGAAAGCATTGAAATCATAAGTTCTATCAGAAGCTCTATTGGAACGATAAAGGATAATATTTTCCATACCGTAGCCACCATTGCCGAACTTACAAACGGGAAGGTGACCGCTGAATCGGATTACCCGGAATGGAAATACAATCCCGATTCAAAAGTTAGACTGCTGTTTATAGAATTATACGAGAAATTATTTGGTGAAAAGCCGCTGATAAGCGCAATTCATGCCGGATTAGAATGCGCAATTTTTGATAAAAAGTTTGAAGGAAAGATGGATATGATATCCGTTGGACCGACAATCGTTGGGGTACATACTGCAGAAGAGCATTTAAGCATCCCATCCACCCAGAGGACATGGAAATATTTGACAGAAGTATTGAAAGCCCTCAAATAG
- a CDS encoding OPT family oligopeptide transporter — protein sequence MNQKLSKGAYGGIAGKDYVPYVPKNSGSGGNAAVLIIGIALSALFAASTAYSGMKAGLTVAAGIPGSILGSVFIAMFAREKGILGKTLLQGMASGGESIASGMIFVFPAILLIGSQVTFLEGLVIGVGGALFGIGAASLVYNYLIVEEHGKLMYPESMAISETLVASEGAKDSLKFMGIGFGIGGLITAVTSSFLNITNNVISFVHEPFYKWKFQLEVNPLLLGIGFIVGMEVSLTMFAGSILSNFAITPLIGYFATLGSGGPAVWNNPSVSVNAMGVGDIAGSYVKYIGAGMMLSGGLIGAVKLIPTVIASIKETMNARGKGSSGAGSSVETVILLSGIIVGFIGGFLVSGGNIAMAVLGAVLSMVLSLMFVIVSGRLTGTIGTSNLPVSGMTIASIVIVTLLFVGLGWKSVDDNKALLLFGSFIVTAIAAAGGYCQSQKVSFIIGGSKNEMQKYFAISSVVGVVVVTCVILLLSNQLSMTGDNVPFALPQANLMATLTAGIMSGQLPWVMIICGIMMGIVLFLLGLPVMTVAIGFYLPISTTSIILIGALVRFLVEKYCKNEKEKEAKVSNGVSLSSGLVAGGSIIGLIGIVLQVTGVISGAGPSGFANSNGMAFILLIILVVATAIPLFKSEVKNAK from the coding sequence ATGAATCAGAAATTATCTAAAGGCGCATATGGTGGTATAGCCGGCAAAGACTACGTACCATATGTCCCTAAAAACTCCGGATCGGGTGGAAATGCTGCGGTATTAATCATTGGTATTGCTCTGTCTGCATTGTTTGCAGCATCAACTGCTTACTCAGGCATGAAAGCAGGTCTTACAGTTGCAGCCGGAATACCGGGCTCCATATTAGGTTCTGTATTTATTGCTATGTTTGCAAGAGAAAAAGGAATCCTTGGAAAGACACTCCTTCAGGGAATGGCCAGCGGCGGTGAATCCATTGCCAGCGGTATGATATTTGTTTTTCCGGCAATTCTTTTGATCGGTTCCCAGGTTACATTTCTGGAAGGTCTTGTGATCGGTGTCGGCGGTGCATTATTTGGTATAGGTGCAGCTTCTCTGGTCTACAATTATTTGATCGTGGAAGAACATGGAAAATTAATGTATCCTGAGTCAATGGCTATTTCGGAAACCTTAGTTGCTTCGGAAGGCGCCAAAGATTCTCTGAAGTTTATGGGAATCGGATTTGGAATAGGCGGTTTAATAACTGCGGTAACCAGCTCATTCTTAAATATCACCAACAACGTGATCAGCTTTGTGCATGAGCCCTTTTACAAATGGAAATTTCAGCTTGAAGTGAACCCATTGCTGCTGGGAATTGGATTCATCGTGGGGATGGAAGTATCCTTGACCATGTTTGCCGGTTCTATATTATCTAACTTTGCCATCACGCCTCTCATCGGTTATTTTGCTACTTTAGGAAGTGGCGGACCCGCCGTATGGAATAATCCTTCTGTCAGCGTAAACGCTATGGGAGTCGGCGATATAGCAGGAAGCTACGTAAAATATATCGGTGCAGGCATGATGCTTTCCGGCGGTCTGATCGGTGCGGTAAAGCTGATTCCAACGGTTATCGCTTCCATAAAGGAAACCATGAATGCCAGAGGTAAAGGCTCCAGCGGCGCTGGATCTTCTGTTGAAACTGTTATTTTACTGTCAGGTATCATCGTAGGCTTCATCGGCGGTTTCCTGGTATCTGGCGGCAACATTGCCATGGCTGTACTGGGTGCTGTTTTATCCATGGTGCTTTCTTTGATGTTTGTTATTGTTTCCGGCCGTTTAACCGGTACCATCGGAACTTCAAACCTTCCTGTATCCGGTATGACAATTGCTTCCATCGTTATCGTCACATTACTGTTTGTGGGATTAGGCTGGAAGAGTGTAGATGATAATAAGGCTCTGTTGTTATTCGGTTCCTTTATTGTTACTGCAATCGCTGCAGCAGGCGGTTACTGCCAATCACAAAAAGTTTCTTTTATCATTGGCGGAAGCAAGAATGAAATGCAGAAATATTTTGCAATTTCTTCTGTGGTAGGCGTTGTGGTAGTTACCTGCGTTATATTATTGCTTTCCAATCAGCTCTCAATGACTGGAGACAATGTTCCGTTTGCATTGCCTCAGGCGAATTTAATGGCAACATTGACAGCCGGAATCATGTCGGGTCAGCTGCCCTGGGTTATGATCATTTGCGGCATTATGATGGGAATCGTTTTATTTTTGCTGGGACTCCCTGTAATGACAGTTGCAATCGGTTTTTATTTGCCGATATCCACAACTTCTATCATTTTGATAGGAGCTCTGGTTCGTTTCTTAGTTGAGAAATATTGCAAGAATGAAAAAGAAAAGGAAGCGAAAGTTTCTAACGGTGTAAGCCTGTCATCAGGACTTGTTGCCGGCGGATCAATCATTGGACTTATCGGAATCGTTTTACAGGTAACTGGAGTTATCAGTGGTGCAGGCCCAAGCGGATTTGCAAATTCAAATGGAATGGCATTTATCTTATTGATCATTCTTGTAGTAGCGACTGCTATACCGCTTTTTAAGAGTGAAGTGAAGAATGCTAAATGA
- the larB gene encoding nickel pincer cofactor biosynthesis protein LarB, translating to MDIRDMLNLVKSGEMEIQEAEQLLKDLPYEDLGYAKLDHHRALRSGFGETVFCQGKPDPYLVEIYRKFYERDGEVLGTRASEEQFELVKSVVPEVQYDPISRILKVERPEKERKGCVAVCTGGTADIPVAEEAAQTAEYFGCHVDRIYDVGVAGIHRLLSQRDRIRNASCIIAVAGMEGALGTVIAGLADCPVIAVPTSVGYGASFHGLSALLTMLNSCANGISVVNIDNGYGAGYLATQINRLAVK from the coding sequence ATGGATATTAGAGATATGCTTAACCTGGTAAAATCAGGAGAAATGGAAATTCAGGAAGCAGAACAGCTGTTAAAGGATCTTCCCTATGAGGACCTGGGTTATGCAAAGCTGGACCATCACAGGGCGCTTCGTTCCGGCTTTGGAGAGACGGTCTTTTGCCAGGGAAAGCCGGACCCATACCTGGTGGAGATTTATAGGAAATTCTATGAAAGAGACGGTGAAGTGCTGGGAACCAGGGCCTCAGAGGAGCAATTTGAACTGGTAAAATCCGTTGTGCCGGAAGTTCAGTATGATCCCATATCCAGGATCTTAAAGGTAGAGCGGCCGGAAAAAGAAAGGAAGGGATGTGTGGCGGTCTGTACAGGAGGTACGGCGGACATCCCGGTAGCGGAGGAGGCGGCACAGACTGCGGAATATTTCGGCTGTCACGTGGACCGGATATATGATGTGGGAGTAGCCGGAATCCACCGTCTTCTGTCCCAGAGAGACAGGATCCGGAATGCCAGCTGCATTATTGCAGTGGCAGGAATGGAGGGGGCTTTGGGAACGGTGATCGCAGGGCTGGCGGACTGCCCGGTCATCGCGGTTCCCACCTCGGTAGGCTACGGAGCCAGCTTTCATGGGCTCTCTGCTCTTCTTACAATGCTTAATTCCTGTGCGAATGGAATTTCCGTTGTAAATATTGATAATGGATATGGGGCGGGGTATCTTGCGACACAAATCAATCGACTGGCGGTGAAATAA
- a CDS encoding PqqD family protein: MLNDNDEVLNLIFKISEKLEYEVDKNGIVTMLIKQDHKIQRVFRKLGFKIPEYKKIAMDEYGSCVFLQIDGSKTIKEIGKSLEETYGDKVEPLYERLLLFVSHLEQQFHYIENTSKV, from the coding sequence ATGCTAAATGACAATGATGAGGTTTTAAATTTAATATTTAAGATTTCCGAAAAACTGGAATATGAGGTTGATAAAAACGGCATTGTGACCATGCTTATTAAACAGGATCACAAGATTCAACGGGTTTTTAGAAAACTCGGTTTCAAAATTCCGGAATATAAAAAGATTGCAATGGATGAGTATGGAAGCTGCGTCTTTCTTCAAATTGACGGCAGTAAGACCATTAAGGAAATTGGAAAAAGCCTTGAAGAAACGTATGGTGACAAGGTAGAGCCGCTGTATGAAAGACTGCTGTTATTCGTCAGTCACTTAGAACAGCAATTTCACTATATCGAAAATACCAGCAAGGTGTAA